GAACGCACTCGGTTCCATTTCAGTTGAGCTAAATATGAACTCCCAGACGAAGGAATCACCAGGTGCGAGTACAGAATAAGTCGAGAGCAACGAACCGAATCTCCAGAAGAAATTTCCTGGCCACCAGCCTCGCCGGAGCGGCAGGGACGGGAATGCTGGGGCTGATTTCCCATTCTGTGCAGGCGGCAGAAAAGAAGGCATCGAAGAAACATTTACAAATCGAACGCATCGAACGCACCACGGTGAAAGTTCCTTTTCGAGAAGTGCCCGCCCGGAACATGGCTCGCGAATTACCACATTGGCAGTATACCGAAATTGTCGAAGTGCATTTGAAATCGGGCCATGTCGGCTTTGGAGAGACGTTGCTGTATTACACCTGGAACGCCACTTCCGATGAGGCCGTCCAACGGGCGCAAGGCAAGAATGCTGCCGCGCTGATGTGGGACGACGACCTGGGGGCCGGTCTGCAAATGGCATTGTTCGATGCGGTCGCGAAGGCAGCCGAGGTTCCCGTGCATGCACTGCTGGGTAAGAAAATTTACGAGAAGACGCCACTCTCCTGGTGGAACATCGACACTTCTGTCAAGGATATGGCGTTGGAATGTGCCGAGGCGTACAAGCAGGGCTATATGTCCTACAAAACCAAAGGCCGTCCCTGGTTTGATGTCTGGGCGCAGGTCGAAGAAGCGAGCAAGGTGGTTCCCAAGAACTTCAAAATCGACATGGACTTTAACGATACGCTGCTCGATGCAGAGCGTGCGATTCCGATTCTAAAAGACCTGGCCAAATATCCGCAGGTCGATATTTTTGAGTCTCCCATTTTTCAAGACGACATCGCCGGCAACAAAAAGTTGATGGCGGCTACCGATGTCAGCATCGCCATGCATTATGGGACACCAGAGCCCCTGATTGCGATTCGCGAAAACATCTGCGACGGTTTCGTGATTGGTCACGGCGCCAGTGAGTTGATGGCTGCGGGATCGGTGGCTGCGATGGCGGACAAACCGTTCTGGTTGCAATTAGTCGGCACGGGAATTACCGCTGCCTTCTCGCTGCATTTCGGCGCCGTCCTGAGCCATGCGACATGGCCGGCTGTGAATTGTCATCAGCTTTACAAGCATAATCTGTTGACCGAACCGATTGTTGTCAAAGACGGATTTG
This genomic interval from Gimesia alba contains the following:
- a CDS encoding mandelate racemase/muconate lactonizing enzyme family protein, translating into MRVQNKSRATNRISRRNFLATSLAGAAGTGMLGLISHSVQAAEKKASKKHLQIERIERTTVKVPFREVPARNMARELPHWQYTEIVEVHLKSGHVGFGETLLYYTWNATSDEAVQRAQGKNAAALMWDDDLGAGLQMALFDAVAKAAEVPVHALLGKKIYEKTPLSWWNIDTSVKDMALECAEAYKQGYMSYKTKGRPWFDVWAQVEEASKVVPKNFKIDMDFNDTLLDAERAIPILKDLAKYPQVDIFESPIFQDDIAGNKKLMAATDVSIAMHYGTPEPLIAIRENICDGFVIGHGASELMAAGSVAAMADKPFWLQLVGTGITAAFSLHFGAVLSHATWPAVNCHQLYKHNLLTEPIVVKDGFAKIPEKPGLGYELDRDLIEKLRVKKPASRPEPPRLIETTWKDGRKMYFGNTGEVNFVLNPAREGNVPFFERGVDTRLVPNDGSKEWKDLYQRANQGPLLIQG